The following coding sequences lie in one Allochromatium vinosum DSM 180 genomic window:
- the dnaA gene encoding chromosomal replication initiator protein DnaA has product MSGNAVALWEHCINQLKAELTSAEFNTWILPLQARVDGPLLRLLAPNRFVLDWTRKHYADRLLELCARHSQGEVSEIHFEVGEFARESGPAKGKGARAGSKASVIDSDLATRRAAANLNADFNFDTFVEGKSNQLARAASIQIARNPGGTYNPLFIYGGVGLGKTHLMHAVGNVILASNPSARVVYLHSERFVAEMIKALQHNRIEDFKKTYRSVNALLIDDVQFFAGKERSQEEFFHTFNALLESGQQIVLSSDRFPKEVTGLEERLRSRFGWGLTVAIDPPDLETSVAILHCKATQLGVELPEDVAFFVGRRIRSNIRELEGALRRLVANAHFTGKPITLEFAKQALRDVLVAQDRQVSLENIQRTVADYYKLRTSDLLSAKRSRSLARPRQLAMALAKELTKHSLPEIGQAFGGRDHTTVLHATRKIKSLRESDATIEEDYRNLLRMLTL; this is encoded by the coding sequence ATGTCGGGAAACGCCGTGGCCCTGTGGGAGCACTGTATCAATCAATTGAAGGCCGAACTGACGTCCGCCGAGTTCAATACCTGGATCCTGCCCCTGCAGGCGCGTGTGGATGGTCCCTTGCTCAGGCTGCTGGCGCCGAATCGATTCGTGCTCGACTGGACACGCAAGCATTATGCCGATCGTCTGCTCGAGCTCTGCGCGCGCCACAGTCAGGGTGAGGTTTCGGAGATCCATTTCGAGGTCGGCGAGTTCGCACGTGAGTCCGGTCCCGCGAAAGGGAAGGGCGCGCGCGCCGGCTCGAAGGCCTCCGTGATCGACTCGGATCTCGCCACGCGCCGCGCCGCGGCCAACCTGAACGCCGACTTCAATTTCGATACCTTCGTCGAGGGCAAGTCCAACCAGCTCGCGCGTGCGGCCTCGATCCAAATCGCGCGCAATCCGGGCGGTACCTACAATCCACTGTTCATCTATGGCGGCGTCGGGCTGGGCAAGACCCATCTGATGCACGCGGTCGGCAATGTCATCCTGGCCTCCAATCCGAGCGCGCGGGTCGTCTATCTGCACTCCGAGCGCTTCGTCGCCGAGATGATCAAGGCGTTGCAACACAATCGCATCGAAGACTTCAAGAAGACCTATCGCTCGGTCAACGCGCTCCTGATCGACGATGTGCAGTTCTTTGCCGGCAAGGAGCGCTCGCAGGAAGAGTTCTTCCATACCTTCAACGCACTGCTGGAGTCCGGGCAGCAGATCGTGCTGTCCAGCGACCGCTTTCCCAAGGAGGTGACGGGGCTGGAGGAGCGTCTGCGCTCGCGCTTCGGCTGGGGGCTGACGGTGGCCATCGATCCGCCGGATCTGGAGACCAGCGTGGCCATCCTGCATTGCAAGGCCACGCAGCTCGGCGTGGAACTGCCCGAGGACGTGGCCTTCTTCGTCGGGCGGCGCATCCGTTCCAACATCCGCGAACTCGAGGGGGCGCTCAGGCGTCTGGTGGCCAACGCACACTTCACCGGCAAACCGATTACGCTGGAGTTCGCCAAGCAGGCGCTGCGTGATGTACTCGTGGCCCAGGATCGACAGGTCAGTCTGGAAAACATCCAGCGCACGGTTGCCGACTACTACAAGTTGCGCACCTCCGATCTGCTCTCGGCCAAGCGCAGTCGCTCGCTGGCACGCCCGCGCCAACTGGCGATGGCGCTCGCCAAGGAGCTGACCAAGCACAGTCTGCCCGAGATTGGCCAGGCTTTCGGTGGGCGGGATCACACCACGGTTCTGCACGCCACGCGTAAGATCAAGAGTCTGCGTGAGAGCGACGCGACGATCGAGGAAGATTACCGGAACCTACTGAGAATGCTGACGCTGTAG
- the dnaN gene encoding DNA polymerase III subunit beta: MEFVANREIVLPALNKVIGVVERRQTLPILGNLLVVARAGRVTLTGTDLEVEVKTSFEAEIQQEGETTIPARKLVDICRNLSEGAEIRLRVKDERCVVTSGRGRFTLGLLPAADFPTMDLEEGGFDFQIQESQLKRLLDKTAFAMAQQDVRYYLNGLLLELHATVLIAVATDGHRLAKFVTPLDLTLDTERQVIVPNKTVMELKRQLGSSDDPISIRLSERSLRVVVGAMTMTSKLVDGRYPEYERVIPGHSGRTATVEKDALKRALSRTSILSNEKYRGVRLSFDPGTLKLLAHNPEQEEAEEEIELEYDGEPISIGFNVAYLMDVLGVIDETAVIIHFQDANGSSIWRGVGGESETFVVMPMRL; the protein is encoded by the coding sequence ATGGAATTCGTTGCCAACCGAGAAATCGTCCTGCCCGCGCTCAATAAGGTGATCGGCGTCGTCGAGCGCCGTCAGACCCTGCCGATCCTGGGTAATCTGCTCGTGGTCGCCCGCGCGGGGCGCGTCACCCTCACGGGTACCGACCTGGAGGTCGAGGTCAAGACCAGCTTCGAGGCCGAGATCCAGCAGGAGGGCGAGACCACGATTCCTGCCCGCAAGCTGGTCGACATCTGCCGCAATCTGAGTGAGGGCGCCGAGATCCGTCTGCGCGTCAAGGATGAGCGTTGTGTCGTCACCTCGGGACGCGGACGTTTCACGCTCGGGCTGCTGCCGGCGGCGGATTTTCCGACCATGGATCTGGAGGAGGGCGGTTTCGACTTCCAGATCCAGGAAAGCCAGCTCAAGCGGTTGCTGGACAAGACCGCCTTCGCCATGGCGCAGCAGGATGTTCGTTACTATCTGAACGGTCTGCTGCTGGAGCTGCATGCGACTGTCCTGATCGCGGTGGCCACTGATGGACATCGGCTGGCCAAGTTCGTCACCCCGCTCGATCTGACCCTGGACACCGAGCGTCAGGTGATCGTGCCCAACAAGACGGTCATGGAACTGAAACGTCAGCTAGGCAGCTCGGACGATCCGATCTCTATCCGTCTGAGCGAGCGCAGTCTGCGCGTGGTGGTCGGTGCCATGACCATGACCTCCAAGCTCGTCGACGGCCGCTATCCCGAATACGAACGTGTGATTCCGGGCCATAGCGGACGCACGGCCACGGTCGAGAAGGATGCACTCAAGCGCGCGCTCTCACGCACCTCGATCCTGTCGAACGAGAAGTATCGCGGCGTGCGTCTGAGCTTCGATCCGGGCACGCTCAAGTTGCTGGCGCACAACCCCGAGCAGGAGGAGGCCGAGGAAGAGATCGAGCTGGAGTACGACGGCGAGCCGATCTCCATCGGTTTCAACGTCGCTTATTTGATGGATGTGCTCGGCGTGATCGACGAGACCGCAGTGATCATCCATTTTCAGGATGCCAACGGTAGTTCGATCTGGCGCGGCGTGGGGGGCGAGAGCGAGACCTTCGTCGTCATGCCGATGCGGCTGTGA